The following are from one region of the Gossypium hirsutum isolate 1008001.06 chromosome D03, Gossypium_hirsutum_v2.1, whole genome shotgun sequence genome:
- the LOC107950074 gene encoding uncharacterized protein produces the protein MIIDGGSCTNVTSSMLIEKLSLATTKHSNAYKLQCLNDNGELKVTKQAVVAFSISKYQDEVQVVGRPCSAFACGIRSFAKGGIRIEAVLTQDGRSIAYFNEKLNGATLNYPTYDEEMYALIQALETWQHYLWPKEFVIHTDHEALKHLKGQTKLNKCHAKWVEFLESFPYVIKYKKGKENIIADALSQRYALINQLDSKLLGFGFLKDLYKTDFDFGEIYKSCVRGAHDKYYQQVGYLFHDGKLSVPQSSVREGLVNEAHSRGLMGHFGATKT, from the exons ATGATAATCGACGGAGGGAGTTGCACCAACGTTACGAGTAGCATGCTCATAGAAAAACTCAGTTTAGCCACAACAAAACACTCGAATGCTTACAAATTACAATGTCTAAATGACAATGGTGAACTCAAAGTGACCAAGCAAGCTGTAGTGGCATTTTCGATCAGCAAGTACCAAGACGAGGTG CAAGTCGTTGGAAGACCATGTTCAGCATTTGCATGCGGTATTAGAAGTTTTGCAAAAGGAG GAATCAGAATTGAAGCAGTTTTGACTCAAGATGGACGATCCATTGCGTACTTTAACGAAAAACTAAACGGTGCTACTCTCAATTATCCTACATACGATGAAGAGATGTATGCTTTGATTCAAGCCTTAGAGACATGGCAACATTATCTCTGGCCTAAGGAATTTGTCATCCATACGGATCATGAGGCCTTGAAGCACCTTAAAGGACAAACTAAGTTGAACAAGTGCCATGCCAAGTGGGTGGAGTTTTTGGAATCTTTTCCTTACGTGATTAAATacaagaaaggtaaagaaaataTCATTGCCGATGCATTATCACAAAGGTATGCACTTATCAATCAATTAGATTCCAAACTACTTGGTTTTGGGTTCTTGAAAGATCTTTATAAAACTGATTTTGATTTTGGTGAGATATATAAGTCTTGTGTGCGAGGTGCTCATGATAAGTACTATCAACAAGTTGGCTATCTGTTCCATGACGGTAAGTTGAGTGTACCCCAAAGTTCTGTTCGAGAAGGGCTCGTTAACGAAGCCCACAGCAGAGGACTTATGGGACACTTTGGTGCAACCAAAACCTAG